One Xyrauchen texanus isolate HMW12.3.18 chromosome 2, RBS_HiC_50CHRs, whole genome shotgun sequence genomic window carries:
- the LOC127654721 gene encoding cocaine- and amphetamine-regulated transcript protein-like → MESSKLWTTAMACALLLSFVHGAEVDDFDNESDSQKRALREFYPKDPNLTNEKQLLGALHDVLEKLQSKRISLWGKKFGRVPTCDVGEQCAIRKGSRIGKMCDCPRGAFCNYFLLKCL, encoded by the exons ATGGAGAGCTCCAAACTCTGGACAACAGCGATGGCATGCGCGTTGCTGCTCTCCTTCGTTCACGGTGCTGAAGTAGACGACTTTGACAATGAATCTGACTCACAAAAGAGAGCTTTGAGAGAGTTTTACCCAAAGGACCCGAATTTGACCAACGAAAAGCAGCTC CTCGGAGCTTTACATGATGTTCTGGAGAAACTGCAGAGTAAACGGATCTCACTTTGGGGAAAGAAGTTTGGGCGTGTTCCCACT TGCGACGTTGGGGAGCAATGCGCCATCAGGAAAGGATCAAGAATTGGCAAAATGTGTGACTGTCCACGTGGAGcgttttgcaattactttttgcTGAAGTGCTTGTAA
- the LOC127654703 gene encoding protein CDKN2AIP homolog A-like isoform X1, translating into MAQGRGEDIVSEFLDQNPQLVNWVESLRGHCETNKQWEARREFILRNMETFPTIQPGSPSPSLDRLLSLSMVWANHVFLGCRYPQPVMDKVNEMAEGITVKEAPERKTRDEIMGKTKRPAVSAVGADYLVKKTKPNDTDLKDPVKSVGHPAASTLKSGPSPGAPAEHQPFFNRLYKAVAWKLVSVGGYGPNLEHFEIFRSCVESCKASLSCVFVPLKDIPDLPSGRTQREGQVCELRCHTVYMGTGYGRDECAARAMASKEALKVFQGQKVTVKVCRRRFRGRDVEDLVLLDEQPRSQVFPPALSYPFQGDQ; encoded by the exons ATGGCGCAAGGGAGAGGAGAAGACATTGTCTCAGAGTTCCTCGATCAGAATCCACAACTGGTGAACTGGGTGGAATCATTAAGAGGACACTGTGAGACAAATAAACAGTGGGAAGCCAGAAGAGAGTTTATCCTGCGCAATATGGAAACCTTTCCTACTATCCAACCTGGGTCCCCAAGTCCTAGTTTGGACAGACTTCTGTCTCTGTCCATGGTTTGGGCCAACCACGTGTTTCTGGGCTGTCG ATACCCACAACCTGTAATGGACAAGGTAAATGAAATGGCAGAAGGAATCACTGTGAAAGAGGCCCCTGAGAGAAAGACTAGAGATGAAATCATGGGGAAAACAAAAAGACCTGCCGTCTCAG CAGTGGGTGCTGACTACCTGGTAAAGAAAACTAAACCCAATGATACGGACCTTAAAGATCCTGTGAAGAGTGTTGGGCATCCAGCTGCCAGTACTCTGAAATCAGGCCCTTCACCAGGGGCTCCCGCAGAGCACCAACCCTTTTTCAACCGACTCTACAAGGCTGTTGCTTGGAAGCTTGTGTCTGTGGGTGGCTATGGCCCCAACCTGGAACATTTTGAGATCTTCCGCAGTTGTGTGGAGTCATGCAAGGCCAGCCTTAGCTGTGTGTTCGTTCCACTCAAAGACATTCCTGACCTGCCCTCGGGACGTACCCAGAGAGAAGGCCAGGTATGTGAACTGCGTTGCCACACCGTTTACATGGGCACTGGTTACGGACGTGATGAGTGTGCCGCCAGGGCAATGGCCTCCAAGGAAGCACTCAAAGTATTTCAAGGGCAGAAAGTGACAGTGAAAGTTTGCCGCCGCAGGTTCAGAGGACGAGATGTCGAAGATTTGGTTCTGCTGGATGAACAGCCCAGGAGTCAAGTCTTTCCTCCAGCTCTCAGCTACCCCTTTCAAGGAGACCAGTAG
- the LOC127654703 gene encoding protein CDKN2AIP homolog A-like isoform X2: protein MAQGRGEDIVSEFLDQNPQLVNWVESLRGHCETNKQWEARREFILRNMETFPTIQPGSPSPSLDRLLSLSMVWANHVFLGCRYPQPVMDKVNEMAEGITVKEAPERKTRDEIMGKTKRPAVSVGADYLVKKTKPNDTDLKDPVKSVGHPAASTLKSGPSPGAPAEHQPFFNRLYKAVAWKLVSVGGYGPNLEHFEIFRSCVESCKASLSCVFVPLKDIPDLPSGRTQREGQVCELRCHTVYMGTGYGRDECAARAMASKEALKVFQGQKVTVKVCRRRFRGRDVEDLVLLDEQPRSQVFPPALSYPFQGDQ, encoded by the exons ATGGCGCAAGGGAGAGGAGAAGACATTGTCTCAGAGTTCCTCGATCAGAATCCACAACTGGTGAACTGGGTGGAATCATTAAGAGGACACTGTGAGACAAATAAACAGTGGGAAGCCAGAAGAGAGTTTATCCTGCGCAATATGGAAACCTTTCCTACTATCCAACCTGGGTCCCCAAGTCCTAGTTTGGACAGACTTCTGTCTCTGTCCATGGTTTGGGCCAACCACGTGTTTCTGGGCTGTCG ATACCCACAACCTGTAATGGACAAGGTAAATGAAATGGCAGAAGGAATCACTGTGAAAGAGGCCCCTGAGAGAAAGACTAGAGATGAAATCATGGGGAAAACAAAAAGACCTGCCGTCTCAG TGGGTGCTGACTACCTGGTAAAGAAAACTAAACCCAATGATACGGACCTTAAAGATCCTGTGAAGAGTGTTGGGCATCCAGCTGCCAGTACTCTGAAATCAGGCCCTTCACCAGGGGCTCCCGCAGAGCACCAACCCTTTTTCAACCGACTCTACAAGGCTGTTGCTTGGAAGCTTGTGTCTGTGGGTGGCTATGGCCCCAACCTGGAACATTTTGAGATCTTCCGCAGTTGTGTGGAGTCATGCAAGGCCAGCCTTAGCTGTGTGTTCGTTCCACTCAAAGACATTCCTGACCTGCCCTCGGGACGTACCCAGAGAGAAGGCCAGGTATGTGAACTGCGTTGCCACACCGTTTACATGGGCACTGGTTACGGACGTGATGAGTGTGCCGCCAGGGCAATGGCCTCCAAGGAAGCACTCAAAGTATTTCAAGGGCAGAAAGTGACAGTGAAAGTTTGCCGCCGCAGGTTCAGAGGACGAGATGTCGAAGATTTGGTTCTGCTGGATGAACAGCCCAGGAGTCAAGTCTTTCCTCCAGCTCTCAGCTACCCCTTTCAAGGAGACCAGTAG
- the LOC127654703 gene encoding protein CDKN2AIP homolog B-like isoform X3, with amino-acid sequence MAQGRGEDIVSEFLDQNPQLVNWVESLRGHCETNKQWEARREFILRNMETFPTIQPGSPSPSLDRLLSLSMVWANHVFLGCRYPQPVMDKVNEMAEGITVKEAPERKTRDEIMGKTKRPAVSAVGADYLVKKTKPNDTDLKDPVKSVGHPAASTLKSGPSPGAPAEHQPFFNRLYKAVAWKLVSVGGYGPNLEHFEIFRSCVESCKASLSCVFVPLKDIPDLPSGRTQREGQVLADFF; translated from the exons ATGGCGCAAGGGAGAGGAGAAGACATTGTCTCAGAGTTCCTCGATCAGAATCCACAACTGGTGAACTGGGTGGAATCATTAAGAGGACACTGTGAGACAAATAAACAGTGGGAAGCCAGAAGAGAGTTTATCCTGCGCAATATGGAAACCTTTCCTACTATCCAACCTGGGTCCCCAAGTCCTAGTTTGGACAGACTTCTGTCTCTGTCCATGGTTTGGGCCAACCACGTGTTTCTGGGCTGTCG ATACCCACAACCTGTAATGGACAAGGTAAATGAAATGGCAGAAGGAATCACTGTGAAAGAGGCCCCTGAGAGAAAGACTAGAGATGAAATCATGGGGAAAACAAAAAGACCTGCCGTCTCAG CAGTGGGTGCTGACTACCTGGTAAAGAAAACTAAACCCAATGATACGGACCTTAAAGATCCTGTGAAGAGTGTTGGGCATCCAGCTGCCAGTACTCTGAAATCAGGCCCTTCACCAGGGGCTCCCGCAGAGCACCAACCCTTTTTCAACCGACTCTACAAGGCTGTTGCTTGGAAGCTTGTGTCTGTGGGTGGCTATGGCCCCAACCTGGAACATTTTGAGATCTTCCGCAGTTGTGTGGAGTCATGCAAGGCCAGCCTTAGCTGTGTGTTCGTTCCACTCAAAGACATTCCTGACCTGCCCTCGGGACGTACCCAGAGAGAAGGCCAG gtcttggctgatttcttttga